In the Sorghum bicolor cultivar BTx623 chromosome 4, Sorghum_bicolor_NCBIv3, whole genome shotgun sequence genome, TGTTGTGAAATGGTAGCATGATATACGAATATACGTACCTAGGaagtctttttttttaataatcTAAAAAGAGGTATATAATTGCTTAGTCTAGCTCAAGATGCATACTTCCAGGCAACAGACACGGCGATACAACATTGAAAGGAATCAGCATTTAGCTTGTTCATTATTATGCTTGGCAAACCACTTGCTGATTACTGAACATTCACCGAATTCttaattgatgaaaccaataGATTCCTCCGTTGACTTTTTGCTGGTTTGATCATTCACTTTCCTTCTGAATTGGGAAAAAAATGCATGATTACAGAACATGGAAAAAATATTGATCTGATTCCTAACTCTTTTGTGTCTTGTATTCTTGTCACGTCTTGCATTTGCAAGCTTTTGTACCAAATAAGATGCCAATCTTGTTATGAGATAGGAACTCGACAATTAGGTCACTCTAAATCATGTATTCATGTATACTGTAATAACATGGTAAACCTGGAAGTCTGTGTAGTGAACGCACTATGCAGTGTGTTGCTCCTGTCAGTCAAAAAGAGTATATAATTGCTTCTGCAAGATGGGTTCGTCAGGGGGAAAAAATAGCTCAAGATGCATACTTCCAGGCAACAGACACGGTGATGCACGTTGGGTCGAACTAGAGTTTAGCTAGATTCATTATTATGCTTCACAAAGCATTTGCTGATTGGCATTGCTGAATAGTACTCATCTGATTATAAAATCCTGCCTCAAATCCTTAACGCGAGTACGCGACTAGGTTGACTTTTATCGGTCTGATCAGTCACTTCCCTTCTCTATTGGACCAAAAAAGTAGTGCGTATAGTACAAGATCATGAAAAAATATTGATTTGagtttgctagctagctagctcttcTGCATTCCTGATGCTATGGTCGTTGGCACCTACGGTGCTTTTCTTTTTCAGGCTCGAGGAGCTCGAGGGTGGTGTGCGCGCTGAGCAAGGCGCAGCTGCAGGACGGCTACGTGTCCTACCCGTGGGAGAAGAAGATGCGGGAGGTGCTACCAATCCCCAGGTCCAGCAGCTTCCTCTCCTTGCTCATTCTGCCCATGGCGCTCGACCGTGCCGGCTCCCGCTACAACTCCGTCGAGGACACCCTGGCCCGCGCCAACGCCTGGATCCTCTCGTCTCAGGCGTCCGGCGTGCCCATTGCCTTCTTGAACGTGCAGACTGAGGCCCTTCTCACCAAGGTAGTAATTAATGACCAAGATTGCGTCGATGATGTTGCTGGTTCAGTCGTCGTCTGTGTGCGCCTCTCTGACGATCTGATTTTCTCGGTGCAGATCTCCGGCGAGACAGCATCATCGACAGTCAACTCGGGCTCGCTGGCCGACCTCCCGAACCTCGCCAACGCCAGCCTTTATGGCTTCGAGGACTATCACGGCGTGGACATCGGCGTGGTGAAGGCGGTGCGCGTCTGGTACACGGCCGCTGCTGGAGAAATGCCTGTGGAGATCATCCTCGAGCAGGGCGACGTCAGGCTCGGCTTCGCCATTAGCCGCACTGAAGAGGTACGTACGATGTCACTGGAGTAGTGCATGTGTCTGGTGTGGTGAGTCAGAACTCATCAAGTCACTTTCACTTGTGTGACTCTGAGCAGGGTTTCATCTACGTCTCGTCCGTGGTGGAGAACGACGTCGAGCACCAGGCACCGTCGACGCGCTCGGGGCTCCGCGACCTCTATCGGGAGGCGAAGCGCGCGTCCAAGCTGCTGGTCATCTCGAGGGTGTCGGGCCAAAAGGTGCTGCCGTGGATGGTGTCCACTTCCGGCGCCATTCGGTGCTTCGACACCGTGTCCCTCAGCCAGAAACTGTCCCTGCACCGCCACGCTCTGCGCCCGATCCTTCTTCACGTGCTCATGTGGGACGGCGAGTCCGACCCGCCGACTCTGCCAGCGCGCGAGCCCGCCTGCCCGCTGCCGCTGCCTTTGCCGTCCCCGGATTTCGCGGAGTTGCCGCGGCAGAACTCGTTTGCGTGCGTCGACCAGCGCATGCAGACGGAAGGGGACCCCGGGGTCATGCACGAGAGGGATACCGCTGGGGATGCATCCTTCAGGTTCCATAATTTCTCGCTGCCCAACAACTGGGTCTGATAAATGCTACCACATGCTCGGATGTCCGAGTTGGTCGCTGTACATATGTAGATTTACATGAGTTGCTTTGTGCTGAGAAAGGGCAGCTTGTAGTGTAACTTCACTTGTTGTGTGAGAAGTACAGTATAATTTTGGTCGATGAAAATGTTCTCTGTTTTAGACATTACAGATGACTGAACTAGGTGAATAACAGTTTCAGGATTGCACTAGGAGAATAGCAGCTTTATGTGTAAGCTATACATTTTATTTTCACAAGTGATAATGTGGTACGTAAAGAAGGGTATCCACTATCTTAACGAGAGCAATGAACAAGCATATCTTCAAAACAACTTAACCACCTTCAGTACAACAGCACTGGGAAACGAAGACCCAATTGCCAGTTTGGGTAATTTAGTTTTGCATCCTGGTATCTGTCAATTCATAAGATAACCAGATCCATCTGCTGCATAGAGTCTATACTCCATCCTTTCCTTTCAGGTTAATGACTGAAAGCTCCTGCTCGACATAATCCCCAGCGCATATAGGTGGATAGGAATGAGCATCAGGTGCTTCAGCAAAGTGGCCGAGCGGCTTAAGAATTGCATCCGAAGCAATGTGCGCGAACAACTGTTTAGAGAGAGAAAATGAGTTAGTAATCAAAACGTCAGACTATAGAATCTAGCCGCTGCCGACTTTTAAACACTTGTCCAAACTATTGCTTACATAAATTGAGAATCCATAGTACTTACTGTTGATGAAACCCTCCACAAGCTTCTATTTTGCTCTTTCGCTAGTGCTATGGCATCTAGCGTTCTCTTAGACACCACTACCTCATGCATTCCAGCCAAACAATCGCCACCAGTAAGCCATTCCAGCTGTTCAGAAATGAACACATCTGATCAGTAAATAGTAGTACAGTAAGTAAATAGTCCTACAGTACAgtgtcattttttttctttattttatagCCACACCCAATATTTTTAGTACTTCTGTAGTTCTGTTGAAGTATTTGATACTCCAGAGAAGAACTCATATATTTACACCAAAACTTTAAGAAGAAAATCTTTCTAGGTCTGTCCAAATTCTGATTTTTTTTACCTTTTAATCTATAAAACAAAATTATCTTTATACAAAAAAAAGTTACTTATTATGAAATTATTCTTCATAATGAATCTAGTAGTGTCATTTTTGTGTTGtgaatcatataaaatattagatatTGATGGTCAAAGTTTTATAAGTTTGATATACCTGATGTTTTATGATTGGAGGAAGTACAAAAGTAGAGGTCAGTTTGATTTTTACAATCACATTGATTATAAAAGCAAGCATTCATAAAGACCAAACAGAAcataatatgatatcatcaaactGAAAATGTTTATATTTATACATAAAAGTAGCAGCAAGGCAGACCTGTTTTCCAGACTGAATTAGAAGGCAACCAACAGGGACTTTCACCTCCATCTTTTTACCATTCCTTAACCAGATGTTTAGGCCTGGGAATCTACTCCGGCCATGTATTGTCAAAAAATTAAGATCGTAGTGGAATCCAGCAAAAACAGTGCCCTCAGAACCATGACGCTGCAAGTCACTTCCAGTTGGTGCTAGGAGATGTGGTCCCTAGTGTTCAAAGAGAAATTGAGCCATCTCAACAAAATTATTATAGAAATTGAATATGAATACTATATAGAGACTTGATCTCTAACTGCAACTACAGAACCAAAGAGCTCATGCCATACTTTAGAACCCACTAAGGAACCCAATGATAGCTCAGAAAAAGGAAgaataaattttttttaaaaaaaaatgagtACAACAGAACAAGGCAAAAAAATTTCTTTTTTGAATGAGTAGAGCAGAGAATTACAATATTACCTCCTTCATCAAAGAAGTAAATGCGTCCTTGGACAGGCCAAAGCCAATTGCAGCCATCTCAGCAACAACCTATGCAAACATAACCATACAGGTGTGGGCATAGGCACACAGCTATGTATAATACATAAAACACTGTGAATACTGTTCACACAAAATGTACTAGCATGGATATACCTCGATTGCAGAAATCATTTTAGAACCCCAGGAATCCATCGTCTCTTTCCACTCAGGTAATCCCTCAGGGATAACAGGTTCTGAGTTTAGCTCCTAAACAAGGTTAGTTACCAGCTCAGTGCAAAGCAACAAAACTAAACTACTGCCGTCAATACTTAACGCGTTTCAtattttaaaatccaagatcaTACAGAGACGTCACATGGAAATCACAACCTTAAAACGGGTATTTGCAGGGCGAGGACCCACTCTCCACATGTACCGCCATTTCGGGTCCGGCCCTTTAGGCGTGGCTGGCTGAAACTCCTCTGGCATGCTCCTGATCTTCTCCTGCATGTTCTCGTCGACCAAACTGCGAGGAACCTCCACCCCTTCGGGTGTGACACCAACCTTACCAAGAACAAGCAAACTGGATCAGTAATTCAGCACAGTGGGGTaagttgagttttttttttctttaacacGCATTAAGCAAGACCTGATCGTGCCTATTTTACAACGTGATCAATCACGGCAGTGATCCGGATCCAACCGAGGTGGTATTAATCCCAGCACCGTGAATCCAGTGTTTAGCGCCATCCGGTTGACCATACCCACACCCGATCCATCAAACCCGATTGCCCAATTCGACAAAACAGACAGAGAAGAAAAGGTACGGGGCGGGCAGCTGCCTACCTGGTAGTGGAGGTGGGGCCGTTCCTGGAGGCGCTTTGCGTCGGCGGATCGGGCGAAGTAGCGCTCGACGACGTCGAGGAAGCGGTCGTTGTCCGCCGCGGAGCAGCGCGGGTCCATCACCAGCAACGCCCCCGTATCCCGCAGACTAGCGCTCACCGTGGCGCACAGCGCGCGCAGCTCCTCCTCACCCGCCGGGGCcgcgtcgccggcggcggcccgAAGATACGGCGCGAGATCCACCACCGGCAGGTCCATGGGGGCTGGCGCTGGGGCTGCGCGGCGCGGGAGATGCGAGTTGAAATGAAAGGGGGATCGGGGGCAAAAGAAGACTGGAAGTGGAACGAGACAGGCGGTGGGATGATGCGTGAAGGCACCGAGAGGTAGAGTTGGGCCGGAACAGCAAACCGTGTGCGCACGGAAACCTGTTTGGATAAAGATTCTCCCGTCCCGGCTGGGCTGCAGCGGCACACCGACGCCCCGCGCGTGCAATTGGAAACGCGTGTTTATATTCATTGGGGATGTGCAATTCAAAGGTCGTACCAGCTATTTTCTATAGTACTAGCAGAGATGGACCGACCGGAGGAGTCGATCCCCGACAGCATGGGCCTGGCTGCAACACCACGACGCGAGGGAGGGGAGGAGGAGCAAGAAAAAAGGAAGAGGATGGCAACACCACGACGCACCGGTCGTGGCCTGGTCGCGCCAGCCGTCGTTACCTCAGCCGTGTCCACCGTGGTGGGCCGCCGCGCCGGGGCTGCCGCGGCCGAGTGCCACCTCGGCGGCGGGGTGGGGTGAGGGTTGCGCCGGGGCCGCCGTGCCGCCCGTgctgggccgccgccgccgccgagtgaGCTGCGCTGTTGCCTCGTCTGGGTCGGatgggagagggagagagaggtaaGCGTAAAAGTACGGAACCAATAAATCTAcggaggtggcgagcctgcgGCTTTGTcctgatccagaatcaaaacgGAGAAGCCAAGTGAAAACAAGGGTTGTAGAAAGAATCGGTAAGAATTAGAATAGTAAAATCAGAATCTGATTCAATTAGATATGTACGGCAAGAACGGAGCCGTCGATCGTCAAGATCCAAGGAACGTAAAAAAAATGCAGACGTGGACACTGGTTCTATTTGAGAAGCCCACCAGGTTTGTAgagttaaaaaaaataaaaacgtaAAACGTGTTGGTGCATTGCAACGAATCAAAGCCTGTTTGTTTTTATCTAGACAGGTATTATCAGGCAGGTTAGATTAGTGTAACTTTTTTCTTGGGTGGATTTATTTGTTTGGCTTGACTCAATACATATGTCGTTTGTTTAGCCACGCTACGTTACAGGGTCCACAAGTCAGCGACCCCCACCAACTACCGAACCTTGGTTGcagcgccttgtttagttcgtccaaaaccaaaaactttttaagattctatcttgcggtacatatatggagcattaaatgttgataaaaacaaaaactaattgcataatttgcctgtaaatcacgagacaaatcttttaagcctagttactctatgattggataatgtttgtcaaataaaaatgaaagtgtgtcaaaattcaaaaactttttggatctaaacaaggtcttagttgatctaaaaaaccaaaaaaattcaagattcctcatcacatcgaatcttgcggcacatgcatggagcattaaatatatatgaaaacaaaaattaattgcacaatttgtctataaaacacgagacgaatcttttaagtctagttactccatgattggataatgtttatcaaataaaaatgaaaatgttacagtgtcgaaattcaaaaactttatggatctaaacaaggcctcatttcCTTGTGTTGTGGCTAGGCTCCACGGTGCTTTAAGCATCGTGCGACACAAGCTCTCGTGGGGTCTAGACAAAtcgaacaagcttaatacatatAGTAAATAGGTCCAGTTGCACCACGTGTCTATCTGTAGCCACGGTCCAGACAATCGAACACGCTTAATATATATAGGGATAGGACTTCGTATAGCTGTTAGGTAcaagttgttctacccggtatGAATGCAGGCCACGAGTCAGTAGGGAGCATCCCAATATATGTTAGAATCGGACTCATATTCATCGTCGCTAAATGTGAGTTGTCGTAACTCATATATGTATGGCTCAAGAGTTCGGTTTATATAGAGAAAAATCTTCATTATTCGGGTAAGTGAAGGAGGAGATTTTGTCTTAATATTAAGTGTAGTAGATATAGATTTAATTTAGCTTATGAACGGTGAAATGCGAGCCATATGCATGCGTATGTGCTTTTTTTGTGTGTGCTGTGTGCACATATGTGTAAGTTTTATGAATGGTAAAATGTGAGGCATATGTATGCGTAAGCTATGACACAAATGGTTTGAGACGACTAGACCATGGTAGAAGTGGTGCAAAATCAATTAAAGCTTTGCGACTCCAAACTCAAAGAAAGACGAGTAATAGTATAAGAGACGGAAGAGAAGTGAGATATGAACAGATGAGAGTGAAAAGCTAAAAGAAACAAACTTCTTGCATTCTTTGTTAAAGCGTTTAAAGTTTGATAAATATcccataaaaatattaatattaatgACACCAAACAGTATACGAGTAACAAACATGCATGTACGCTGTAACAATATGTATAGCTTATTCTATGATAACCCAAACAGCTTTTAGCTTGAAGATTTATTGAACATTCGCTCTTATTTATCCTAGAGATCAACTCTGTAATATAGTTAGAAACACATTGTTCTAACTTGTATAATTGCATGTTGCTACACATGTTGCTCCAACTTATTCGCACATTTGAGAGAGTAAAAGAGCACAAAAGACACTTGGTATTAGGTATATACTATTACTTTTTAAAAAACCTCATGCTAGAGACGTATCCAAAACACATTCCTTGCATACTTGGAAGTAGAGATCagacaaataaaactcaaatatGCCTCTATAATCCGCGTCTCTTTCACACACATGGTTCCTCCACCTATTTTCATCTCTGACTACTTATTGTTCTAGTATAGATATAAAAGGTTGGTTCTATAAtattaattgtataatttgtgTGAGATTAGTATAAATAAAGAATTTTAGTGTGCATAGCTCTACAAAATTGACATTAATCAATTCACTATGTGCAGTTTTAGATCAGAAAGAGTTTAACATTAAATTAGAACCTAGATTCGATCGAGGAATAATTACCAAGGCCTAGACAGTGAGTCACCTAGTAAAGCACCACACTCACGAATCTTGTATCAACGTATGCACTGCCTCTATTCTCTCTGTTTTGGACTAATGAGATGATTGTGAGTGTGCAGATTTGACCCAACGCCTAGAGCCACGCAAAAACTacatctcctacaactaaaaagaacaaaaggaAGACTATTTTTTGTGCGACATTCTTTCGTCCCGTCCGTCTGCTTCGTCGTGCGATCGTGCGCCCCCGCGATAACGCTtctcctgat is a window encoding:
- the LOC8071779 gene encoding uncharacterized protein LOC8071779, producing MPMESGRRQAGVVAIECVAGGSRAEEWGPGSSETVQTGDVVEELLIGVGGRGGPAAHAAPFKGGRAALQKLLHAAYKRGETSVEVRVRRSASSSAQGQRQLVAGGSDSSGELVDAATEARMQACIVPQESVGGGGIGRSRQYVLRSIRDPNYAVGLVDRMESECIAIRGSRSSRVVCALSKAQLQDGYVSYPWEKKMREVLPIPRSSSFLSLLILPMALDRAGSRYNSVEDTLARANAWILSSQASGVPIAFLNVQTEALLTKISGETASSTVNSGSLADLPNLANASLYGFEDYHGVDIGVVKAVRVWYTAAAGEMPVEIILEQGDVRLGFAISRTEEGFIYVSSVVENDVEHQAPSTRSGLRDLYREAKRASKLLVISRVSGQKVLPWMVSTSGAIRCFDTVSLSQKLSLHRHALRPILLHVLMWDGESDPPTLPAREPACPLPLPLPSPDFAELPRQNSFACVDQRMQTEGDPGVMHERDTAGDASFRFHNFSLPNNWV
- the LOC110434691 gene encoding uncharacterized protein LOC110434691 isoform X2; this translates as MDLPVVDLAPYLRAAAGDAAPAGEEELRALCATVSASLRDTGALLVMDPRCSAADNDRFLDVVERYFARSADAKRLQERPHLHYQVGVTPEGVEVPRSLVDENMQEKIRSMPEEFQPATPKGPDPKWRYMWRVGPRPANTRFKELNSEPVIPEGLPEWKETMDSWGSKMISAIEVVAEMAAIGFGLSKDAFTSLMKEGPHLLAPTGSDLQRHGSEGTVFAGFHYDLNFLTIHGRSRFPGLNIWLRNGKKMEVKVPVGCLLIQSGKQLEWLTGGDCLAGMHEVVVSKRTLDAIALAKEQNRSLWRVSSTLFAHIASDAILKPLGHFAEAPDAHSYPPICAGDYVEQELSVINLKGKDGV
- the LOC110434691 gene encoding uncharacterized protein LOC110434691 isoform X1, producing the protein MNINTRFQLHARGVGVPLQPSRDGRIFIQTGFRAHTVCCSGPTLPLGAFTHHPTACLVPLPVFFCPRSPFHFNSHLPRRAAPAPAPMDLPVVDLAPYLRAAAGDAAPAGEEELRALCATVSASLRDTGALLVMDPRCSAADNDRFLDVVERYFARSADAKRLQERPHLHYQVGVTPEGVEVPRSLVDENMQEKIRSMPEEFQPATPKGPDPKWRYMWRVGPRPANTRFKELNSEPVIPEGLPEWKETMDSWGSKMISAIEVVAEMAAIGFGLSKDAFTSLMKEGPHLLAPTGSDLQRHGSEGTVFAGFHYDLNFLTIHGRSRFPGLNIWLRNGKKMEVKVPVGCLLIQSGKQLEWLTGGDCLAGMHEVVVSKRTLDAIALAKEQNRSLWRVSSTLFAHIASDAILKPLGHFAEAPDAHSYPPICAGDYVEQELSVINLKGKDGV